Proteins from one Anaerohalosphaeraceae bacterium genomic window:
- a CDS encoding DUF1015 domain-containing protein, translated as MDIKPFRALRFNPEVVGNPGTCIAPPYDVIDEQAQRDLYHANPYNIVRATKGLKYPEDDDQCNVYTRAADYLREAIQQKALVYDEQEALYGYVQDFTIAGKHYQRSGIIALGRLEPFGKGIRPHEKTLDGPKADRLNLMRATAAQFGQIFMLYDDPTRIAEQVIQKAMQESPVLDFTDKENVRHRLYIIRQEQDVVRFAQMMKSKSGIIADGHHRYETALNYWLETQNPKAQWQMMTFVNTYNEGLVIQPTHRLLWGLPDFSASALLDGLKTDFQIDRFEWTDVHQKKQACAKMFEQMKTLQTQEKSAFGFYAGNAFYVLTFTNPPAMIRIAPQMSDASRRLDVNILHRLILEQHLHINDEKLARQAHIDYIKDLGDAIERSIERIDSGQAQAVFFLNPTPMSHVRAVAEAGEKMPQKSTFFYPKVFSGLTIYVVGAVPQKTVQRSLKQECSR; from the coding sequence ATGGATATAAAACCCTTTCGTGCTCTGCGTTTTAATCCTGAAGTAGTTGGGAACCCCGGTACCTGTATTGCTCCACCTTATGATGTGATTGATGAACAGGCCCAGCGGGATCTGTACCATGCTAATCCATATAACATAGTACGGGCCACAAAAGGTCTGAAATATCCGGAAGATGATGACCAGTGCAACGTCTATACCCGGGCTGCCGACTATCTCCGGGAAGCTATCCAGCAAAAGGCCCTTGTCTATGATGAGCAGGAGGCCCTTTACGGATATGTTCAGGACTTTACGATTGCGGGCAAACATTATCAGCGCAGCGGAATTATCGCCCTGGGACGGCTGGAACCCTTCGGGAAGGGCATTCGTCCTCATGAAAAGACCCTCGATGGACCCAAGGCGGATCGGCTGAATCTGATGCGGGCAACGGCCGCTCAGTTCGGACAGATTTTTATGCTCTATGACGACCCGACCCGGATAGCCGAGCAAGTTATCCAAAAAGCGATGCAGGAATCGCCGGTTCTTGATTTCACAGACAAGGAAAATGTTCGGCATCGCCTGTATATTATTCGGCAGGAACAGGACGTTGTCCGGTTTGCTCAAATGATGAAATCCAAATCCGGCATCATCGCCGACGGCCATCATCGCTACGAAACCGCCCTCAATTACTGGCTGGAGACCCAAAATCCAAAGGCCCAGTGGCAGATGATGACCTTTGTGAATACCTATAATGAAGGGCTTGTCATTCAGCCGACACATCGGCTCCTGTGGGGCCTGCCCGATTTTTCCGCATCGGCTCTGCTTGATGGCCTCAAAACCGATTTTCAAATCGACCGATTCGAATGGACTGATGTACACCAGAAAAAGCAGGCCTGCGCCAAGATGTTCGAACAAATGAAGACGCTTCAGACGCAGGAGAAATCCGCCTTCGGATTTTATGCCGGCAATGCTTTTTATGTCCTCACGTTCACAAATCCCCCGGCTATGATACGCATTGCACCTCAGATGAGCGATGCCTCTCGGCGGCTGGATGTGAATATCCTCCATCGGCTTATTCTGGAACAGCATCTTCACATCAACGATGAAAAGCTGGCCCGCCAAGCCCATATTGATTACATCAAAGATTTAGGCGATGCCATCGAACGTTCGATTGAACGCATTGACAGCGGACAGGCCCAGGCAGTTTTCTTTTTGAATCCGACCCCGATGAGCCATGTCCGGGCTGTGGCGGAAGCCGGCGAAAAAATGCCCCAAAAATCCACCTTCTTCTATCCCAAAGTGTTCAGCGGCCTGACGATTTATGTGGTCGGTGCCGTTCCGCAAAAAACGGTTCAACGGTCTTTAAAACAGGAGTGTTCACGATGA
- a CDS encoding aspartate-semialdehyde dehydrogenase, with amino-acid sequence MAKNIAIAGVTGAVGQEFLRILEERNFPFNQCKMLASSRSVGKKVTLKGKEYTVEELKHDSFKGVDIALFSAGGARSKEFAPSAVKAGAVVVDNSSAFRMDPDVPLVVPEINPQDIYKHKGIIANPNCTTIIAIVVVWPLHKANPVKRMVVSSYQAASGAGQSAMLELLQQAREVLDGKPVTVKNLKYQLAFNVYCHDSKIGPNGYNEEEMKLVNETRKIFHCPDIAITGTCVRVPVLRAHSESINLEFTHPITPDEVRQLLSTAPGVKIIDDRANNRFPMPLDATGKDEVFVGRIRQDESIPDNRGINLWVSGDQIRKGAALNAVQIAEKLL; translated from the coding sequence ATGGCAAAAAACATTGCAATTGCCGGGGTAACCGGTGCGGTCGGGCAGGAGTTCCTGAGAATCCTCGAGGAACGCAATTTCCCCTTTAACCAGTGCAAAATGCTCGCTTCCAGCCGCTCTGTCGGCAAAAAAGTCACCCTCAAGGGCAAAGAATATACCGTCGAGGAACTCAAACACGACAGTTTCAAGGGGGTGGATATTGCCCTGTTTTCCGCCGGCGGGGCGCGCAGCAAGGAATTTGCTCCTTCCGCCGTCAAGGCCGGTGCGGTCGTGGTGGACAACTCCTCGGCCTTCCGGATGGACCCCGATGTGCCGCTGGTTGTGCCGGAAATCAATCCGCAGGATATTTACAAGCACAAAGGGATTATCGCCAACCCGAACTGCACAACCATTATTGCGATTGTCGTTGTCTGGCCGCTGCACAAGGCCAACCCCGTCAAACGCATGGTTGTCAGCAGTTATCAGGCCGCCAGCGGGGCGGGCCAGTCCGCCATGCTCGAACTGCTTCAGCAGGCCCGCGAGGTTCTCGACGGCAAACCCGTCACCGTCAAGAATCTCAAGTACCAGCTGGCCTTCAATGTGTATTGCCACGACTCGAAAATCGGTCCCAACGGCTACAACGAGGAAGAAATGAAACTGGTCAACGAGACCCGCAAAATCTTCCATTGTCCGGATATTGCGATTACGGGCACCTGCGTGCGTGTTCCGGTCCTGCGGGCCCACAGCGAGAGCATCAATCTTGAGTTTACCCATCCGATTACACCGGATGAAGTCCGCCAGCTCCTGAGCACGGCCCCGGGTGTAAAAATCATCGATGACCGGGCCAACAATCGGTTCCCGATGCCGCTGGATGCCACGGGCAAGGATGAGGTATTTGTCGGACGCATTCGCCAGGATGAATCCATTCCGGACAACCGCGGCATCAACCTGTGGGTTTCCGGCGACCAAATCCGCAAGGGTGCGGCCCTCAACGCCGTCCAAATCGCCGAGAAACTGCTTTAA
- a CDS encoding MATE family efflux transporter — translation MADSESYSIEQPVERLNLRLRDLNRTLAALAGPAVFENLLFSLVFFVDTLIVGWLRNENFLAASALAGLAMFFINAPYIALAISTASIVSRSWGEGDRQTACRYAALSLTISFATAAGIAAVGYWLSEPIIRLLGASEVVLPAGSRYLKILMLSCVFGLPLFTSNSIHRSKGDVMRAMWISVLMNIVNLVSSVVLAFGVGVPKMGFYGVAWGTVLARTTGAAVSLGTLFSRRSIGLSWDHFLKPTQVMLRRLWYLAAPALAERLSNTFIYVLFMRLVAMLGTTALASHQLAVQMESFAYMPVWGLAVAATTLVGQAVGAQLEHIAEFAVRRMLAVSAVFMGILSIVFALWGPQLVRIFGSTPQVLDGAGTALRIAGLELPFMAFTFIFIGALRGAGDTKSALYVGLVSTVIFRLGGTWLLAFSLGWGLAGVWTATAADWAVRAAALFFFFRTGVWKKLHQIEKARFRE, via the coding sequence ATGGCGGACAGCGAATCCTACTCCATCGAACAGCCCGTTGAACGGCTGAACCTGCGTCTGCGGGATTTGAACCGTACGCTGGCGGCGCTGGCAGGCCCGGCTGTCTTTGAAAACCTGCTGTTCTCGCTGGTGTTTTTCGTGGACACCCTGATTGTCGGCTGGCTCCGGAACGAAAACTTCCTGGCGGCATCCGCCCTGGCGGGGCTGGCTATGTTCTTCATCAACGCCCCGTATATCGCCCTGGCAATTTCCACAGCATCGATTGTCTCGCGTTCGTGGGGCGAAGGCGATCGGCAGACGGCTTGCCGCTATGCCGCCCTGTCCCTGACCATTTCGTTTGCCACGGCGGCGGGGATTGCCGCCGTCGGCTATTGGCTTTCAGAACCAATCATTCGCCTGCTGGGGGCCTCAGAGGTGGTCCTGCCCGCCGGAAGCCGCTATCTGAAGATTCTGATGCTCTCCTGTGTGTTCGGGCTGCCGCTGTTTACCAGCAACAGCATCCACCGCAGCAAAGGCGATGTGATGCGGGCGATGTGGATTTCGGTCCTGATGAACATTGTAAATCTGGTTTCCAGCGTGGTTTTGGCGTTCGGTGTGGGAGTGCCGAAAATGGGCTTTTACGGGGTAGCCTGGGGAACGGTGCTGGCACGAACGACCGGGGCGGCGGTCTCCTTGGGAACCCTGTTTTCCCGCCGCAGCATTGGTTTGAGCTGGGATCATTTCCTCAAACCGACTCAGGTTATGCTGCGACGGCTGTGGTATCTGGCGGCTCCGGCCCTAGCGGAACGCCTGTCCAATACTTTTATCTATGTGCTGTTTATGCGGCTGGTGGCGATGCTGGGAACAACCGCTTTGGCTTCGCATCAGCTGGCCGTCCAGATGGAATCATTCGCGTATATGCCGGTTTGGGGGCTGGCGGTGGCGGCGACAACCCTGGTCGGGCAGGCGGTCGGGGCGCAGCTGGAGCATATTGCGGAATTCGCCGTCCGGCGGATGCTGGCGGTCTCGGCGGTCTTTATGGGGATATTAAGCATCGTCTTTGCCCTGTGGGGACCGCAGCTGGTTCGAATATTCGGGTCAACACCGCAGGTGCTGGACGGTGCGGGAACAGCGCTGCGGATAGCCGGGCTGGAGCTTCCGTTTATGGCGTTTACCTTTATTTTTATCGGAGCCCTGCGCGGGGCGGGCGATACCAAGTCAGCCCTGTATGTCGGGTTGGTCAGCACCGTGATTTTCCGGCTGGGAGGAACCTGGCTGCTGGCCTTTTCCCTCGGCTGGGGGCTGGCAGGTGTCTGGACGGCAACAGCCGCCGACTGGGCCGTCCGGGCGGCCGCCCTCTTCTTCTTTTTCCGAACAGGTGTGTGGAAAAAACTGCACCAGATCGAGAAGGCACGGTTCAGAGAATAG
- a CDS encoding glycosyltransferase family 4 protein: MKVVHVITRLIVGGAQENTLITCRLLARRGHEVVLITGPAVGPEGALFEEVRKDGYEIVLLDELCREISPMKDLSAYGKLKRLLRRLNPDIVHTHSAKAGILGRWAGWALKGRLADANPARPFVVHTVHGLAFHPYQSRLLNRFYIAVEKAAARRTDAFLTVADAMTAQAKAAGIGLDKPWTTAYSAIEEEPFVNSPSEEAKAAFRRQYNLPAEAIVIVKIARLFHLKGHEYVIRSAQTLARACPNVYWLFVGDGILTEQRKEEIRRAGLEGRFRFTGLLPPSRIPLAIHASDFLVHCSLREGLARVLPQAMLCGKPVVSFDIDGAREVVNPSTGFLIEPENVQQLIYACRQLIDNPALRMQLGQNARRSVLGKFAPETMVNTIESVYQELFSELSQKRR, from the coding sequence ATGAAAGTTGTTCACGTTATCACACGTCTGATTGTCGGCGGGGCGCAGGAAAACACCCTCATTACCTGCCGTCTTCTGGCCCGTCGCGGTCATGAGGTCGTGCTGATTACAGGGCCGGCTGTCGGTCCGGAAGGGGCTCTCTTTGAAGAGGTCCGCAAAGACGGATACGAAATCGTCCTCTTGGATGAACTTTGTCGGGAAATCTCTCCGATGAAGGATCTATCTGCTTATGGGAAGCTCAAGCGGCTTCTGCGCCGTCTGAATCCGGATATTGTCCATACCCACTCGGCCAAGGCGGGCATTCTGGGCCGCTGGGCCGGCTGGGCCTTAAAGGGCAGACTTGCCGATGCAAATCCCGCTCGTCCATTCGTGGTTCATACCGTTCACGGGCTTGCGTTTCATCCGTATCAAAGCCGTCTCCTGAATCGCTTTTATATTGCCGTTGAAAAAGCTGCCGCCCGCCGAACCGATGCCTTTCTGACCGTGGCGGATGCAATGACGGCTCAGGCCAAAGCCGCCGGCATCGGCCTGGACAAACCCTGGACGACCGCCTATTCGGCCATTGAAGAAGAGCCGTTTGTCAATTCGCCTTCCGAGGAAGCCAAGGCGGCCTTTCGTCGGCAGTACAACCTGCCCGCTGAGGCGATTGTTATTGTTAAAATCGCCCGGCTCTTCCACCTCAAGGGACACGAATATGTCATTCGTTCCGCCCAGACTCTCGCTCGGGCCTGTCCGAATGTTTATTGGCTTTTCGTCGGCGACGGCATCCTGACCGAACAGCGGAAAGAGGAAATCCGACGTGCCGGTCTGGAAGGACGGTTTCGTTTTACCGGTCTTCTGCCTCCTTCTCGGATTCCGCTGGCCATCCATGCCTCCGATTTCCTTGTGCACTGCTCGCTGCGGGAAGGGCTGGCCCGTGTCCTGCCCCAGGCGATGCTCTGCGGCAAACCCGTCGTCAGTTTCGACATTGACGGGGCCCGCGAGGTGGTCAATCCCTCCACCGGATTTCTCATTGAACCCGAAAATGTCCAGCAGCTCATATATGCCTGCCGGCAGCTGATTGACAATCCCGCCCTGCGGATGCAGCTGGGACAAAATGCCCGCCGTTCTGTTCTGGGCAAATTCGCCCCCGAAACGATGGTCAATACCATCGAGTCCGTCTATCAGGAACTGTTCAGCGAACTATCGCAGAAACGCCGATAA
- a CDS encoding cellulase family glycosylhydrolase yields MEKFSQGKVSLPLYRGFNLLEKFSGQGPRRPFVEKDFEIMADWGFNFARLPMSYWHWADKKNWFAVREDVLEDIDQAVEWGRQYGIHINLNLHRIPGYCINNRRAEPVDLYEDTPDNMQKALEGAVFHWKMFARRYKGIPSTQLSFDLINEPPHLPDETRHVEVVRALVEAIRQEDPDRLIMADGKDVGRLPIWGIADLGVVQSTRGYDPVSVSHYQASWMPPNAFQTRQVPTWPLKADDGTIWDKDYLKEKLIKPWKMLESQGVPVQVGEWGCFNKTPHTVALRWMEDWLQLWKEAGWGHALWNLRGDFGVLDSRRTDVQYEKYKGHLLDRRMLELIRTY; encoded by the coding sequence ATGGAAAAGTTTTCTCAAGGAAAAGTATCGCTTCCCCTTTATCGCGGATTCAATTTGCTCGAAAAGTTCAGCGGGCAGGGGCCTCGTCGGCCGTTTGTTGAAAAAGATTTCGAAATCATGGCCGACTGGGGCTTTAATTTTGCACGTCTCCCGATGTCCTACTGGCACTGGGCGGATAAGAAGAACTGGTTTGCAGTTCGCGAGGATGTTTTGGAGGATATTGACCAGGCTGTTGAATGGGGCCGACAGTACGGGATTCACATCAATCTGAATCTGCATCGAATCCCCGGATACTGCATCAATAACCGCCGGGCCGAACCGGTGGACTTGTATGAGGACACCCCGGACAATATGCAAAAAGCCCTGGAAGGGGCCGTATTCCATTGGAAAATGTTTGCCCGTCGATACAAAGGAATTCCCAGCACTCAGCTGAGCTTTGACTTGATTAACGAACCGCCGCATTTGCCGGACGAGACCCGCCACGTAGAGGTTGTTCGGGCTCTGGTCGAGGCCATTCGTCAGGAGGACCCGGACCGGCTTATCATGGCTGACGGCAAGGATGTCGGTCGTTTACCCATCTGGGGAATTGCCGATTTGGGAGTCGTCCAAAGCACACGCGGCTACGATCCCGTCAGTGTGAGCCATTACCAGGCCTCTTGGATGCCGCCGAATGCCTTTCAGACCCGACAGGTTCCGACCTGGCCCCTTAAGGCCGATGACGGCACAATTTGGGACAAGGATTATCTGAAGGAAAAACTGATTAAACCCTGGAAAATGCTCGAAAGTCAGGGGGTGCCCGTTCAGGTCGGCGAATGGGGCTGCTTTAACAAGACCCCTCATACCGTAGCCCTTCGGTGGATGGAAGATTGGCTCCAGTTATGGAAAGAAGCCGGCTGGGGACATGCATTATGGAATCTGAGAGGCGATTTCGGCGTCCTCGACAGCCGAAGGACCGATGTTCAATATGAAAAATACAAGGGACATCTCTTGGATCGCAGGATGCTCGAACTTATCCGAACTTACTGA
- the truA gene encoding tRNA pseudouridine(38-40) synthase TruA, translating into MERRKIKLTIQYNGSRFHGWAAQPGLPTIQGTIEEAFEKLCGQKVEVVGSSRTDAGVHALGQVAHAVLADCPVPTANLQKALNRLLPEDIAVAAVEEVPDSFDAVSDTRSKRYRYTIHNGSIRPVLEIHRCWHYPYPLDIEAMQRAAERLLGTRDFKSFASAGDQRLSSVRTVTLCRVQSDPPWITLDIAADGFLYNMVRNIVGTLVEIGRGRWRPEDMDRILEAKDRAAAGPIAPPAGLCLMEIFY; encoded by the coding sequence ATGGAAAGAAGAAAGATCAAACTGACGATTCAGTACAATGGTAGCCGCTTTCACGGCTGGGCCGCCCAGCCGGGGCTGCCCACCATTCAGGGCACCATCGAGGAGGCCTTCGAAAAACTGTGCGGACAAAAGGTTGAGGTTGTCGGCTCCTCGCGTACAGATGCCGGCGTTCATGCGCTCGGTCAGGTTGCTCATGCGGTTCTGGCGGACTGTCCCGTCCCGACCGCCAATCTTCAAAAAGCCCTGAATCGGCTTCTGCCCGAGGACATCGCCGTGGCGGCTGTGGAAGAGGTGCCCGATTCTTTTGATGCCGTCTCCGATACGCGAAGCAAACGATACCGTTATACCATCCACAACGGCTCCATTCGCCCGGTGCTCGAGATTCACCGCTGCTGGCATTATCCCTATCCGCTGGATATCGAGGCAATGCAGCGGGCCGCCGAACGGCTTTTGGGCACCCGCGATTTTAAGTCATTTGCCTCGGCAGGCGATCAGCGGCTGTCTTCTGTGCGAACCGTTACGCTTTGCCGGGTTCAGAGCGACCCGCCCTGGATTACGCTGGATATCGCCGCCGACGGCTTTCTGTATAATATGGTTCGCAACATTGTCGGCACCCTTGTGGAAATCGGACGCGGGCGCTGGCGGCCGGAGGATATGGACCGGATTCTGGAGGCCAAAGACCGTGCCGCTGCGGGGCCTATCGCTCCGCCCGCCGGGCTTTGTCTGATGGAGATTTTTTACTGA
- a CDS encoding alanine--glyoxylate aminotransferase family protein → MTDWKNPPKLFIPGPVHVLPEVLQQLARPTLGHRNKEYSQLHKETVDMLKKILFTEQHVFLCTSSASGIWEASIRNCVKKDEPVLCTMCGAFSDKWADVARSCGRIVDELKVEWGQATTPELIDKALSAKKYAAITLVYNETSTGLTNPVYEISEMMKKKYPDVLVFVDAVSGMVGLPIHFDQLGWDVVFASVQKAFAIPPGFTVTAVSKRALEKSKSVPERGYYFDFQAFAKSAEKDQTPTTPSIPHIMALHYQCTRLLAEGMENVWKRHKKMGEYARAWAKEHFALFCEEKYASNTLTTVKNTRGIDIPTVIKNVQAKHNVLFGNGYGKLKNETFRVAHMGDITLEDLKQVLAWIEDEIK, encoded by the coding sequence ATGACAGACTGGAAAAATCCCCCCAAACTCTTTATCCCGGGCCCGGTTCATGTTCTGCCGGAAGTCCTCCAGCAGCTGGCCCGTCCGACGCTGGGACACCGCAACAAGGAATACTCCCAGCTCCACAAAGAAACCGTGGACATGCTCAAGAAAATCCTCTTTACGGAGCAGCATGTCTTTCTGTGCACCTCCTCGGCGTCGGGCATCTGGGAGGCCAGTATCCGCAACTGTGTCAAGAAGGACGAACCCGTCCTGTGCACCATGTGCGGGGCGTTCAGTGATAAATGGGCCGATGTCGCCCGCTCCTGCGGACGAATCGTGGATGAGCTGAAGGTTGAGTGGGGACAGGCCACAACGCCTGAACTGATTGACAAGGCCCTCTCGGCCAAGAAATACGCTGCGATTACTTTGGTTTATAATGAAACCAGTACCGGCCTGACCAATCCGGTTTATGAAATCAGCGAGATGATGAAAAAGAAATACCCGGATGTGCTGGTTTTTGTGGATGCCGTCAGCGGCATGGTCGGTCTGCCCATTCATTTCGACCAGCTCGGCTGGGATGTGGTTTTCGCCTCCGTCCAGAAGGCCTTTGCGATTCCGCCGGGATTTACTGTAACGGCCGTCAGCAAACGGGCCCTCGAAAAGAGCAAGTCCGTCCCCGAGCGGGGATATTACTTTGATTTCCAGGCCTTTGCCAAGTCGGCAGAAAAAGACCAGACGCCGACAACCCCGTCAATTCCGCATATTATGGCTCTGCATTATCAGTGTACACGTCTGCTGGCTGAAGGGATGGAGAATGTCTGGAAACGCCACAAGAAAATGGGGGAATATGCCCGAGCATGGGCCAAGGAGCACTTTGCGCTCTTCTGTGAGGAAAAATACGCTTCTAATACCCTTACCACGGTCAAAAATACACGCGGTATTGATATTCCGACGGTGATTAAGAACGTTCAGGCCAAGCACAATGTCCTTTTCGGCAACGGCTACGGCAAGCTCAAGAATGAGACCTTCCGGGTGGCCCATATGGGCGACATCACTCTCGAGGACCTCAAGCAGGTGCTGGCCTGGATTGAGGACGAAATCAAATAA
- a CDS encoding ethylbenzene dehydrogenase-related protein: MKSRTLFVLCVAGAIVLWGVWGCRKRQAQAADTKPQPLTVQVQPESPVKPKSSEKGICIPRPIQQKDEFTDFVPPKREPMDLPLQCRYVQTIIQTDGTANEPVWAGLPEITTLDASSQRPIRLRAFHNGQNIFLLVVYPDSAASESHKSWFWDSAEQIYKPGNDQEDMLVLKWRLSGENLSLSPEQLVPHKADIWFWKACRTNPNGYLDDKQQEVTLEPQAESLALSSKQYGTLYLRRTGDEGRAAYTEKFFFDYQGDVLLRYYPQEPSGSRADIRGKGQWADGHWTLEIQRALQTGHEDDVQFEVGQTYLFAATVYEMAGTGIEPQWHQPLYRTGNAFDRLYLVIEPPHN; this comes from the coding sequence ATGAAAAGCCGGACACTGTTTGTTCTGTGTGTGGCGGGGGCAATCGTTCTTTGGGGAGTCTGGGGCTGTCGAAAAAGACAGGCACAGGCAGCGGACACAAAACCGCAACCTCTCACCGTTCAAGTCCAGCCCGAATCACCGGTCAAACCCAAATCATCTGAAAAAGGGATTTGTATTCCGCGGCCGATTCAACAGAAAGACGAGTTTACAGATTTTGTGCCGCCGAAACGTGAGCCAATGGATTTGCCCCTGCAATGCCGATATGTTCAAACCATTATTCAGACAGACGGAACAGCCAACGAACCGGTTTGGGCAGGTCTGCCGGAGATTACAACTCTGGATGCCTCCTCTCAAAGGCCGATCCGACTGAGGGCATTTCACAACGGACAAAACATCTTTCTTCTGGTTGTCTATCCGGACAGTGCCGCGTCAGAATCTCACAAAAGTTGGTTCTGGGATTCTGCAGAGCAGATTTACAAGCCGGGCAATGACCAGGAAGATATGCTGGTGCTCAAATGGCGGCTGAGCGGGGAGAATCTGTCTTTGTCGCCGGAGCAGCTGGTGCCTCACAAAGCCGACATCTGGTTCTGGAAGGCCTGTCGAACCAATCCGAACGGATATCTGGATGACAAGCAGCAGGAGGTGACCCTTGAGCCGCAGGCTGAATCACTGGCTCTATCCTCAAAGCAATACGGGACCCTTTATCTGCGCCGAACGGGGGATGAAGGCCGGGCCGCTTATACGGAAAAATTCTTCTTCGATTATCAGGGAGACGTTCTTCTTCGCTACTATCCGCAGGAGCCGTCCGGCAGCCGAGCGGATATACGCGGCAAAGGTCAATGGGCGGACGGACACTGGACCCTTGAGATTCAGCGGGCCCTTCAAACCGGACACGAGGATGACGTACAGTTTGAGGTTGGACAAACTTATTTATTTGCCGCTACCGTCTATGAAATGGCCGGTACAGGCATCGAACCGCAGTGGCATCAGCCCCTGTACCGAACCGGAAACGCTTTTGACCGATTATACCTTGTCATTGAACCGCCGCATAATTGA